The DNA region gttcaaggccaacatggtgaaaccccgtttctactaaaaatacaaaaagaaaaaaaatagccatggccaggaacggtggctcaagcctgtaatctcagtactttgggaggccgagacgggcagatcatgaggtcagaagatcaagaccatcctggctaacgcggtgaaaccccgtctctactaaatatatacaaaaatctagccaggcgaggtggcggccgcctgtagtcccagctactcgggaggctgaggcaggagaatggcgtaaacccgggaggcggagcttgcagtgagctgagatccggacactgcactccagcctgggcggcagagcgagacgccgtcccaaaaaaaaaaaaaaaaaaaaaaaaaaaagccaggtgtggtggcgggtgcctataatcccagctactcaggatgctgaggcaggagaatcgcttaaacccgggaggcagaggttgcagtgggccaagactgtgccattgcactccagcatgagctaaaagagagagactccatctcaaaaaaaaaaaaaaagaacatgtgttCACAGACTATTTCTGCCGTAACTATGGGTAAAGCCACAACTGTGCCCAAGTTCAACCAAAGGAAgatagttattttaataataataaaaataacaggcaCCTACCATAGCCAGGCAGAGTCCTAAGATCTTTTAACATgtaatgtgaggattaaataccACCACCCAGTGAGACAGAATTCTTACTAGGCCCATTTTACTAATAAAGTAAAATGTAGGCACTGAAggcttaagtaacttgcccaaagtcacacagctaataaactGTGAGGCCAACTTTACAGTCAGAGAAgaaagcattcatttttttttttaagagaccatTCCACATCCTGTCTTCTGACCTGAGGTGACACTGCCGTGGCCAAATTGAGTTCCTCCAGCCACACACCTCACCATGACTTGCCACCAAGAGTGAGGGTAGAAGGTGCCTGTGGGTGAACAAGTCAATAAGCCCAGAGAAATCACACTCACCGTTGAAATATTAAGTGGCAGTGGATTGACATCTTCCTGAGAAACACAGGGAGGAAATTCTAGTTGGACCAGGGAGTCAGGCCTCGCAATGGCAGCAACTTGGGGTGTGATTCCAGTCCGTCTCAGAGTTTACAGAGATGCCTGCCTTTAGAATGTAAAGCGCCTGatgggtgtgggtgggtgtgggtgggggtgtgtatttgtgtgtatgtgtgtgtgtgtgtgtgtgtgtaaagagaaCGATATAAAGATGCCTACCTTTAGAATGTAAAACGTCTGgtgtttttctctgtgtgtgtgtgtgaatatcaAGGCCTTCACAATACAAAAGCATCCCCCTGGAAATTATGTTCCTGTGTTAGGATAAGTAAGGGAAGCAGGCCTGCCAGTGTTTGCTTTAGGGCTTACCACAAGATACCATCCAGTCCCTGCCTGAAAATCATGTTCATCCACCCCAACTAGCTTGATAGTTACCAGAATTCTCCGCGTGCATTGTGTTTATACAaacatcatttttctctttctagtcAGAAGTCTAATTTCAATGAAGCAAAATggcttttaaagattttttgtttctgaCTCAAACCAGTTCTCGTACAGTCCTGAGACATGAACTGCCTTACTCTGATCATCCATGCTGGGCTGGtaacaaaatactaaaaagaaaatgggttaaatgtctttaaaagtcATGAGTTTATTAATTACTGACTGTTTTGAAAGCTAGCATCCTAAATTTATGAAACTAATTTCAATAAGGCTTTCATCATGAATATTCTCTAAGTATGTTTAGTGTTATCCAAAAAATGCATAGGGAGAAGGTACATCATCATAGAACATCAATTAACAAAGTACTTTTAAATGTAACTTGTAGGAAAAAGAGGTTGAACTAAACGAAATAAAGTTACATACATCCAattggatgaatctcacaaatataTTCAGGTGGGAAAAAGTATAGGATGAAACCATTATACAAAGTCTAAACATGTGCAAACACATGATATATTGTTTACGGATGTGCACAACTGTAtcaaaatgcctaggaataatAAACACCAGATCTGAGATAGGTCTTACCCCTTGGGGAGAAGAATGGGTATACAAGACACTTTCATTAAGCTGGGGCAGGGGAGGAATAAATGAAGTTTATCGTGAGactatctttttatatttctaagtatctcaaactttttaaaggaaaaacaagccTAATACTAAAAGAATAAGTTAAAAGTTACTCTACTGAAGAGTAGAACAAGGAatggggaggaaaagaggaaggtggatattgagagagacagacagagtgGAGGTCCGTGTCTTGCAATGGATCCTAAATCAACCCAACCTTGGAATGTCTATACTGTACTCATAATACAAATTAGCACTTTAAATTATAAGAATGACCCCAGAGGGGccttaaaatttaacaaaattgaaaTCAGTCATCATATCGAGGTAAAAAGAATATCCTAACTAGAtcaaacatacacacactctaGATAACCACGATTGATCATCACTCCCCTAGCAGAAGACCACGGTCACACCCCTTCACAGAGACAGCTCATGACTGTGGTTACGGGTTTCGGAGTCAGATAAACCTAGGTTCACATTCCAGCTCCACTAATGACAAATTGTGATTTAGACAAGCTACTAATCTCTCTGACTTTACTGAGTAAATTCTTAATTTAACATAGCGCTTATGCTGAATTTAGCACAAAGTAAAAACAACAGTAAATGCTTAAAAGCtactattaaatttatttaaattatatgcaTTTTCCACCACGTAAGACATTCTTTATCAGGTAATTTGTAATTGTCTATTTGTCTTTGAAACgtaattccattaaaaataacctagtggccaggcacagcggctcacccctgggaggccgaggcgggcggatcacctgaggtagggagttcaggaccagcctagccaacgtggtgaaactccatctctacaaaaaatacaaaaattagccaggcatggtggcacacacctgtaatcccaactacttgggaggctgaggcaggagacttgcttgaacttgcgaggtggaggttgcgtgagccaagactgcgccactgcactgcaccctgggcaacagagcaagactgtcttaaaaaaaaaaaaaaaaaagtaacctagtaaggccaggtgcagtggctcacacctgtaatcccaggacttttggaggccaaggcaaccaaatcacctgaggtcaggagttcaagaccagcctggccaacagggtcaaaccctgtctctactaaaaatacaaaaattagctggtgtggtggcaggcgcctataatcccagctactcgggaggctgaggcaggagaatcacttgaatgtgggaggcggaggtcgcagtgagccaagattgcgccactgcactccagcctgggcaacaaaagcgaaactccgtctaaagaaaaaaaaaaaaaagcctaaaatataaGGTGATAAACGGCTACTGAAGTCACAGAATTCAAAACAGCTTCCTTGGGAATCTGTACAGGGGACTTTGAGGATTCTGCTTTAGAGAACAGGATTACCTAACAGCTCTAAGGAAAATCCCTCTTAGGGATGTCTCtggctgtcttctttttttcattgtgaaTTTACCATAGCAAATAGAAGCTGTTAGGATTTCAGCATGTCAGACGCTGGAAACCCTAATTTTGAGTTCACGTCCTCAAAAAGTATCTCTGTAATTTGAAGTATGTGAAGGCTGCAGTCATTTACATTGTCATGTCAATACCTTGAGCTGAACTCGTCATCAACTCTTCCTTATCAGCCCCTTGGAGAAAAGGCCTGCTGCTGACTGCCTGAACCTCCACTGTAGATTGCTTACTAGATTTGCAGTGACCTTAGCAACACATTCTACTTCATTTTCAAATCTttgtgaataaaaaataaattctagaaaatattttcccaagatACCACTAAGCTCTGATTTgccagtgtatttttttttttttttttctttttggagacagagtctcatctgttgcccaggctggagtgcagtggcgtgatctcagctcactgcaacctccacctcctggattcaagcactGTCCTgccttgtcccccaccccaagaagctgggattacatgcccctgccaccatacctggctttttttttttttttttttttttttttgtatttttagtagagatggggtttcaccatgttctccagactagtcttgaactcctgacctcaagtgattcacccgcctcagcctctcaaagtgctgggattacagacttaagccaccaagcctggccaccAATGTGTTTTCAAGATTTTCCAGCATCCTGAACTACAATCAAAATTTGGAAGGCTTTCCAGGATTTGACAATTTTGTCTCTCGGTCACTGGTAATGGTGCTTTGGAGAAATACACTGTTAGGGGTAATAAACACTAAAAGGTTAGATACCTGGTGTAGGGTGCAGAACAGCTATTTTGAGGCAAGAACAGGGCCTTGATATTAAAACATATGCCTGTAATTTAGATACGTCATCATAACTGTTCATCTGTGAGCACTAAATGCTTTACGTGTATTAACAAATCCTACTTTTAACCCAATACAGTAGGTCgtattataatttctattttattgacgagaacagagagagagaaaagctaaGCAGCTTGAGCAAGGATCCCCTGTTAGCAGGTGGTTGAGCTTGGGTATGAATCCAGCCAAACTCAGCTTATGCTCTTAATCTTCTATATTATATTCCATCAGCTATTTTAAAGATTAAACACAAAAATACCCTCCTCTATGTATTCTTTATCCAAAAGTCTACAATGTACCCCAgtcccctaaaaaaaaaaaaaaaaaaaaagcaaaaaggagctGGTCAAAGGAACCCCAGCAGACGGGAGGACAGAGAAAGGCAATGTGACAAAAAGATACTGAGAACATTAGATTGCTGACTGGCTAGTAAAAATCTGTTCTAAATAAACATGGCTCAGCTGGTGGCAGGCTCTAAATAGGAACAACTCTAAATAGAGTAAAGACCACCTGCAGTGAGTAAAGCATTTCAAGTTTTTCAAGCCTGTCTGGGTCCCTACCCTGGCTCAAGTCTGATTGTAATTATTTTCACAGCCAGTCTCCATTCACACTGGAGACCAGCCACTGTAATAAAACCCCCAAGTGACAGTTCGACTTATCCCAGGTGATGTCCCAAATTGTAGGGGCTCTATGGTAACTTCCTTAAGGCAAAGAATGtgctggctgggcgtggcggctcaagcctgtaatcccagcactttggtaggccgagatgggcgaatcaccaggtcaggagatacagaccatcctggctaacatggtgaaactccacctctactaaaaatacaaaaaattagccaggcgtggtggggggcacctgtagtcccagctactggggaggctgagccaggagaatggtgtgaacccaggaggtggagcttgcagtgagccgagatcacgccactgcattccagcctgggcgacagagcaagactctctcaaaaaaaaaaaaaaaaagaatgtgcgtaagtattcctttccattcggtaaaaaaatatattgcaatttattaactttttaaaatagcattttattttctgcatctcTCTAAATTCCACTGATGGGAGcataaacacaaaatttacaaTTACACCACTTTATCAAAATTAGGccattaaggccgggcgcagtggctgacacctgtaatcccagcactttgggaggctgaggtggatggatcacatgaggccaggagttcaagaccaaccacggtgaaaccgtctccacaaaaaaaaaaagtacaaaaattagctgagtgtggtggtgcgtgcctgtaatcccagctactcgggaggctgaggcacaagaatcacttgaacccagaagacggaggttgcactgagccaagattgcgccactgaattccaacctgggcgacagggcaagactcatctcaaataaaatttaaaaaatttaaaaaaaaaaaaaccctagggCATTAAGTAGCAGAACACCCAACTCAAAACTGTCTGTCATTTAACAAGACCCTCAAACCATAGAAAAACCCACAGGTTTCCCAACAGCATCAAGAACCCAAATTCAGTTAGTGCACTATGCCGCTCAGGCCCAATATAGTGTGTAGCAGTTCCAGGCATCATAAGACaatacagaaaagtagaaaaccATCTTTCTTCAAGTCTCCTATAACAAAAGGAAACCTCTCCCTGAAGTATCCAGAAGACTTCCTGTCatgtctcattggccagaactggaATACAACCTCATTCTTATAATAATTACCAACCCAGAAAATGGGTTTATCATAACTGAGGTAGAGTTTAGTTTCTCAACCCTGACTGCTTTAACAGTTCCCCCAGGTGATTTTATTGAGCAGCTaggcttgagaaccactgagttaGATTAATCAGAATTACCCTGAAATGCCTTCCCCTGAGTCATCTGAAAAGGATGCAGACACTTGAATGAAATCTGGATTGTCAGAGGGAAAAGGAATGTTGGCTGAGCCAGCAGTAGTGTCTACACCACCATTTTACATTTGTgtttcaaagcactttcacacCGTTTCATTTATTCCTCAAGGCTTTCTCTATCAGTCAgtcccattttacaaaaaaaaaaaaaaaaaaggaaaccaaggctcaagtttacaaaataggaaaattatttttagtctTCCAAATCTCAGTAGGTTTAATGTAATGGCAACTTAAGAAATTTCCCGAAAAGAATATTTCTCTGAAACAGTAAACGTAAAGACAGCCTAAGGGAACTTATGTTTTTCCTaagagaaacaaagcaaaaaccattAAAATGCCGAGGCTAGAAGTATCAAAACCAAGTCTGGAAGACCTAAATTcttgtcctggctctgccactaacaaggtcctttacatccttttCCATACCTGTTTAGTAACAGCAGACTCACTAATAAGGGCCCCTTCagcgacacacacacacagagctagaCAATTTAAGTTTACTACAGATCATTTTATATCACTGTATTAGTGCTTAATAACTGTAAGgactatttgttttaaaaaaatatttctctacagAACAAGATACATTTTCTCAAGACTGCCTAATGTAAAATTTATGAGAAAAGCATATATGGTTTATTGCTGTTTCTGGCAACTGTGCTACCTACCTGTATGAATCGTAAGTAACTGAAACTACACAGACATCACGAAGGCTTACAAAAGTTTAAATTCCATCGAAAGAAGACACTGGTTATTCTAAGAAAGgaaagtactttaaaaagaaaactaaaaaagccATTTGAACAATGAATTCATTGAATTGAGTGAATAATCTCCAACTCTACCACTGAAATCACTGGCTTTTCTCTCTGGAATTCCTCCCCACCCTCAGTGCTATCTCCAAATTCACCCTACACACAAATGTGCAATACTGTCTCTAAACCATCTCTATGCTATTATGTCAGCCTTCTTGAAAAGccttcatggccgggcgcggtggctcacgcttgtaatcccagcactttgggaggccaaggcgggtggatcacgaggtcaggagatcgagaccatcctggctaatacggtgaaaccccgtctctaccaaaaatacaaaaaattagccgggcgcggtggcaggcacctgtagtcccagctactcaggaggctgaggcaggagaatggcatgaacccgggaggcggagcttgcattgagcccaggtcaagatcgcaccactgcactccagcctgggctacagagccagactctgtctcaaaaaaagaaaaaaaaaaaagaaaagccttcagTAACTCTCCACAAGATAAACTCCACATTCCTAACCTTGCTTTTATGGCCCTCCATAATCTAAAACTGACCTCTCCATTCATCCCAGTCTACCACTCCCTGAAAAACCACCATTCCAGCAAACTAGTCTCTTCACTCTTCTCCAAACACTGCCAGTGTTCTGGTTTCTTCTGGTTTCCTGTATGATAAGGTTTTACTCCTTATCACCAGTGACTTCCAAAACTTCCAACAAACCTCCTCTACTCTAACATACAAACCCTTGTCCCTGGAAAAGTTAGAATACTTGTCACTAAATTTTAAACCCTGTAACAGGTATGTGTCTACATCCTTTATTTCTTCAAGAATTTAGCGCAGCACAGTAAGGAGTTCAAAAATATTCCTTAGATTGAAGTAAATTCAACTACAGGACAATAAACTCAAGTGCAAGGGCCTCTACCCTATTATAAATCTGTATCTAATTCCAGTATTTAGCAAATTGTAGGtgctaaatatttgctgattgcTATCTAACTGAACTCAGTAGTAAGCCTTCAGGTCCCATGAGCCTCAAAACTCTAGATATTTGTGGAAGATTTCAAAGTGTCAAGACATCGAAATTACATACTGAAATCTTCCAAGAATGTAATGCACACAGGACACGCCTTGCAGGgcaattaaaaacagaaaccactTAAATACACAATTTTCGAAACGCTCAAAAGGccatttttgtaaaacaaaatgtaaaatatctggAAATACAAACAATCTGACCTAATGggttttattctttctgtagaTCCTCCACCTAATGTCATTCCTTGACTCTCTGATGTTATACAAAAGCTCAACTGGTTAGGTGAACCATTTACCTGGACTGCAATTTCAAACAACCTCATCAAGCCATTTTCAAATACTGCAGAACCTTATTAGTTTCCCGAAGAGGTACGCAGGGAAAGCTGAATGCAAAGAGAATTATGAGACCTCCTCAATTTTCCTATGGCCAAGCCCTAACCGATGAAGAATAATTAAACTCAGGTCCCCTGACTTTAGTCCAAGGCTCTTCGTCTTTGGTAGGAACTAGAAGTAAACTTTATGGAGCAAGTGTGAAAAGGCATATGAGCTACAGTTGTGTTCCTGTCACCTTCTGggaaagaatttaaacaaattcttAATGAACATAacgagaaaaaaaagaattcccaaTCACTCTCAAAGCATGATTACGAGTTATGTTTCTTATGTTAAAGCATGATAATCAAAAGGAGTAAGATACCAATTCACAAATTCAAGAAAGTCTACAGTCTGGAGGAAGGCTGACACCTGGCCCCCCAGATGCACTGGATGCTGTTGGAACCTAAGGCATGTTTCCTGATGGCAGCAAAGCTAATATGCTGTCACAGAAATAGCTTTCTACCAGTGGCCAAACTGGCTTTGCCCTCTGCCTCTCCCCCACATCTCTCTAGCTCAAGAGGGAACTACAACGACCAATGAGAGAGAAGGTACATTCCCTGGCCACTGACTCTGATTAATACCAAGTTACAGAAAAAGTCCTCAGTTCTCATTCTCGTGTTCActctgcacccccacccccaactcctcCTTTCTAAGCTCACTCCTCCATATGTATAGCGCCCCCCTACTTCCCACCCAACTCACAAACCAGAGGTCAAGGGCCTGGAGAGCCCTCAACCAAATAAGCCCACTTGTCGCATGCCCCAGAGTCCCATTTCTGATTCAAGCAGCagagacttaaaaacaaaacagacaaaaaaaaccctaagtGAGTCCCAATCCTTATTTTGCAACACCAAAGAGGTCAGAGAACCAAAAGGAACCTTGGAGATCATCCAGAGAAGTTGAGTGACTTGCTTCCAAAATTACAGGGATGGCTCACTAAATGCTTCCCACAGAAATGTACTTCAACTTATtcattaaatgcatatttattgtACCAGGTACCATGCTGGGTGGCCGAGACAGTATGTTCAATATGTTTTAATAGCCCTTAATGAAAACTGGGGCGGGGCGCGGTCGGGAGAACAGTGAGATGGGGGATTTTCCCGAGGTGGTATCTACAAACAAATGTACAAGGGACGAACACCTAAGGCTGAGAATTACTGAACTGACTAGGTGAGTGATTAAAGCCCTAAGAACCCAGCCCCTCAAGGCTGGATACCGCCCAAGTCCCTGTCTACTGTATGGGCAGGTCTTTTAAAGAGGAAAAGGGGGCATTCACCGCCATCCCCCTAAGGGGTTATGGATCCAAGGGATGGTCAGGCTGCCCAGCTCCTCACTGGAGCTAATTCCGCCCCACTTTCCAGCAGCATCACTCACTCTGTATTTCTGCATGAATTTTGGCCCACTCTCTCCTGGAAAGCCTCTCAACTACACTAAAATACAGTTATCTCTCCTATATCTCACGTCTTCTTCCGAGTTTAAGAGACAGAGAAGTTCAGGGGAGGAAGGCACCAAGCCTAACCCGGGTGGAATTCCCTATTTGCAAGCAGTGCCCGCTTGAGCTAGAGGGCAGGCTGTCGGCTCACCCTTCCAAACCCCAATCTCTGAACCCTCCTCAGCACGGGAGGGGAGGAATGTGCGGAAGCAGCATAAAGCCAGGTGGACTTTCTGGTTTGGCACGTGAGGGACCTGGAACAGAACTGTCGGGGAACATCAGACAATGAGAGGGAAAAGGTGAAGCTTAAGGGGACTCCGGAAAACTCAACACCCCCGCAGGGTTTCAAAGAATCCCCAGGAAAGTTCTTTTGAGAagtcacaaaacaaaactaggCAAACAGATGCCTCGGTTTTGAAAGAGATTGTAACTTTAGGCAGCAATGAAACCTGACTCCGGGCCAGGAGAGCCTAGGGTCGGTTCAGCCGAGCGCGCAGTCAGCAAGGGGTGTTCGGCGGCGGCCAGGCGGGGCCCATGGGCAGCAGCTAGTTCCCGCCGCCGCAGAGCCGCAGGGCCGGGAGTGGGGTCTCGCCGCGCTGCCTCGAGAAGGAATGACCCCAGGGACCACCCCCCCGGGGTTCCGAGAGAGCTGGGCTGGTCCGAAATGAATTCCCCGTTCCTGTGGCTGCTGGCCTCGGACACGAGACCCTCCGCCTCCTGCCGAGAGAGGCTCCTCCCCGCCTCGCCACGCCGCAGCCCCGTCCGCGCCCGCGTCCCCGCTTACTTTTGGTCGCAGCGATGAGGTTCTTCCCGTCCTTGATGAGCTCTTTGATGAACTTGTTGGTCCTCTCAAGTTCCGCTTCATGAGCGCGGATCCTCTCCCGGAACCACGGGCTGTCGAGGTAGCAGTCGCTGAACTCCAGGGGCTGCAGCCCCATGACGGCAGCGGTCGCGGCGCGGTGCGCACGGCCGCGCGCTCCTGCCCGTGCCGGCCTCCGAGGCCGCTGCCAGGTGCGGCGCCGCGCGTTCAGGGAGCCCCGAGGAACTAGCAGGCCCGGGCGCGCGGCGAGCGCGGCACGGACATGTCCCGTAGAGCCGAGCCCTGCGACGCGGAGGAGCGGCCACCGAGACCAGCGCAAGCCGTGGCGCCCCAATCCCGGCAGCCCCCGCCGAGCCCTGAGCGCCCGCGGCCCCGCCCCTCCCGGCCCCCGCGCTGCAGACACTCCCCGAGGCGCCGCCCGGCCTGGCCCGCGCTCCCGCTCGCCCCCTTCTCTTTCCTCcgccttctttcctctcttctcttccctggacgcctcttccttctcttccacaCGCGCAGccgcccctcctcttccttcggAGGCGTCCCCGGGCTAGAATTTCGCCCCGCGGCTCCCCTCCACCTCTGGCGCGCGCCCCTCCTCTTTGCTTGGGCTCCCGGGGCCGGGGTGACTCACAGTCGGCTCCCCGCTGCACGGAACCGGACCAGGACCGAGAAGGAGCGTCTTAATTGCAGTCGTTAGTCCCCGCAGGCGGGCGACATAACTCTGAAGCGGCTGCCTTGCAGGAGGAGATGATTAACTCATTTATCTCATGTATCCTGGGAAGCTCCCCCAACCCCCGAGCTAGGAACGAACTCGCACGTGGGGCTCTTTTCCTTGTCCCGGTTCCTTTCCCAGTTTAAAGTGAAATGCGTAGTAACTCTCCGCTTGAGATCGAAGCCTTACAATGGCAAGAGCGTTATTCTTGGTGGCCCAGCAGCTCCTATTAACACTTCTCTGCGTATCCGCACTAAATGACTTAGGTGAAGGGAGAGGGCTGCCTAAACCACAGAAAAGTTGTTTCTGTTGTGTTCAGCACATTAAATTTGCTTGGGTAGATAGAGACGATctttattattctaaaaataacCACCGGAAAACATGCCAGGTAACGTGGTTTTCACCGCGTGGGGGTG from Piliocolobus tephrosceles isolate RC106 chromosome 3, ASM277652v3, whole genome shotgun sequence includes:
- the LOC111552903 gene encoding uncharacterized protein LOC111552903 is translated as MSRRAEPCDAEERPPRPAQAVAPQSRQPPPSPERPRPRPSRPPRCRHSPRRRPAWPALPLAPFSFLRLLSSLLFPGRLFLLFHTRSRPSSSFGGVPGLEFRPAAPLHLWRAPLLFAWAPGAGVTHSRLPAARNRTRTEKERLNCSR